A genome region from Solanum pennellii chromosome 12, SPENNV200 includes the following:
- the LOC107006638 gene encoding uncharacterized protein At1g76070-like: MEKPCKSSKKKITILKLLPKAAAAAAFVLQNAHAPFSPSREKRLEHHHKNHHHKGFTGPIIPVIPAHQVSGRKSEPGSPKISCMGQIKQNKKKTLNRMRSSEKISPSKNQRKKITRKSMSNFGNMFGGKSKLISGRKSDVTEENIVCKLPDRAPCLSQMQRFASGREPLTNFDWRSIQITPQDERKYYTDDDREFSDDDDDEDDEISPFSGPILLGRSRTTICLEPRKEINLWKRRTMVQPKPLQLQY, encoded by the coding sequence ATGGAGAAACCATGCAAGTcatcaaagaagaaaattacaatCTTGAAATTACTACCAAAAGCAGCTGCTGCAGCTGCTTTTGTACTACAAAATGCACATGCACCTTTTAGTCCAAGTAGAGAAAAGAGATTAGAACATCATCACAAAAATCACCACCATAAAGGATTTACAGGCCCAATAATACCAGTAATTCCGGCCCATCAAGTTTCGGGTCGAAAATCCGAGCCCGGTTCGCCTAAAATATCATGTATGGggcaaatcaagcaaaataaaaagaagacgTTGAATCGTATGAGAAGTAGCGAAAAAATCAGCCCTAGTAAAAATCAacgaaaaaaaattacaaggaaATCGATGTCTAATTTTGGTAATATGTTTGGTGGCAAATCAAAATTGATATCAGGGCGAAAATCAGATGTTACAGAAGAAAATATTGTTTGTAAACTTCCTGATAGAGCACCTTGTTTGAGTCAAATGCAACGATTCGCTAGTGGTAGGGAACCGTTGACCAATTTTGACTGGAGGTCGATACAAATTACACCTCAAGATGAACGTAAGTATTATACAGACGATGATAGAGAATTCagtgacgatgatgatgacgaagATGACGAAATTAGTCCTTTTTCTGGTCCAATATTATTAGGTAGAAGTAGAACAACTATATGTTTGGAGCCAAGGAAGGAAATTAATTTATGGAAAAGGAGAACTATGGTCCAACCTAAGCCTCTTCAATTGCAATATTAG